The DNA sequence TTAGATATTAAGGATGAAAAAAGCGCCTTAAAGGTTAAAAAGGTATTACAAGACTAAATTCGTACATATTGcacgtatgtatacatgtacataggtgcatacacatatatgaatgtatgtTGAGCCTACAGATAAGCCAAGACTCACTCTTACTTTCATTATTTGGTAGagtgtacatatattgtGTACGAGGAGTTACACACACAAACATTGGCAAATGCAATATATTTGATATGGGCTTATATATGCTCAgttatgtacgtatatatttttgtgtacCCTATATGAGCAACACATTTGTTGCCAtaaacttctttttttcacaCAATAGAAATACTTGAAATTGCTAAAACTGTACCATCCTGATACATACATGAAGGAGAAGAACGAAcaaagaaagaaaaacaaagaagaaatttttcttcaaatttataataaatacaaatatttcaGTAAACAGTATGAAAACCTGCACAAGTCAGAAATTTTTGATGAGGCCTTTTATGAAAACGAGGAGGAAAGAAGTtagctagaaaaaaaaaaaaaaaatacaacaaTATAACAGCGTGATAGTGTAACATTGTAACATCGTAACATCGTAACATTGTAACATTGTAACATCGTAACATCGTAACATCGTAACATCGTAACATCGTAACATCGTAACAATATGATATCATAATAACACAACAATATAACATTCcatcttcatatttttttaatactttattgtataattttttttaccatttatTTTGTGATCTGGCGTGGAGAGATATTGTCCTTTTATGTAGCGCGTCTGTTTTATTCTGTTTACTATATCATGTTACGTATGcccatttttattctttttttaacacTCCTTAATGCCCATTCcgattttttttcttttttttttgttaaggTGAGAGACTAGAAAGATATCGAAGATACACCGAAGGGAAGAGAATCGATACAGACCTCAAGCACATTgaagtttatattttaatgagtattttgttaatattctTTGCAGTGTTTTTCATATGTGCTTATCTCCCCTTCAACATAAATTGTATTAGAGATGagtaaaaattgaataaGCTAAAATACAAATCTACAATGTGTGAatgtgttcatatttttataattgtaatCCTACGGTGGATTGATTTGTGTTTGTACGAATATACATTGGTaacccttttttttattttttttttattttttttttatttttttatatttttttttatttttttttatttttttttttattttttcttttctttttttacagaTTTTATGACACCACGGAAGGAGGAGAGCATGCTCAAATGGtttcttgtttttataaCCCTATCATGAAAAGATATGAATATCTCACAGGGAGTTTTATTCCTCCCAAACCTGAACAGCTATATTATGTAAGCGAGGCAaaaaatggggaaaaaaaaaaaaaaaaatacaaatttgtatataatatacatgtatgtacatatataatgttatgTTTACGCATAATTAGTGAAAAGAAATGATAGAAAATCATTCCActtctctatttttttttttttttattttctatttttttctcctttaaTAAAGTTTTACAAGAACAATTTCCCCAATTTGTTCCTAGACGAGGATATTTTGAAGTTGAAGCGTTTCGAAATAGTTAAagtacaataaataaaaacacgagcgaacaaaataaataaaaaggaaaaagaaaagagaagagaaaaaaaattaaacagaAAAAAGAGATGAGAGAGTagagaaaagagaaaaaaaataaatatgataataagtccattttttaattcttatgATCCACATATGTATTTCTTCCTATGCGTCCCATTCACTGCGCCCACCTGCTAGTGGAGCAAGTTTTATCATTGTGGGTGTTCGTCCAATGGGGTCCACACGTTATCGCATATGGGGTATGTACACATACAgcacatgtatatttacgtataaatatgtatataaaatccgacatttttaaaaactaatatgcactttttttttattggtttttatatgtacttatacataaataGTTACCAAAAAATAGAGCGAAAAAATGCAGACTAGTGTATGACTTAAAAACAAACgaacttatttttttgaaaaaaaaaaaaaaggaatgaaATCATAAATCAGCTTAAAAGACAACGGTAAGAAACAGAaacaattaaattaaatgatatgCATGGccgtaaaaaaagaaattaaagaaaaaaaaaaaaaaaaagaaaaatgcaaCTTGTTAAGAACTACATAAACAAAAGGGGGGACGTGTGTACGCACATGCACGAACAACAgataatatatacgtatacccAGGTGTGCAACGTAACGGCAATGTGTTATAagatcatatatatatatatatatatatatacaaatatatatttatatttataagtatatataagcaaACGTACATGCAAGAACACGTACATACtaataacacatatatataacacattaacatatttaaagatttttttttttttcaaaaaaaacaagtaaagcaataaataaataaaagcgtttttacatttttgcaaatgaagatccctttttttttttttttttttttttttttagttggACTTAAAATCTTTGGAAACGAAGTTAGCTACTAGTCTTTTACAGTTGTTCGTTGAACTGGTATAGTATTAATAGAATTAGCATTATAAACAGTAGTATTCATAGCCATCGTATCAGTCGCAATTCCGTACGGCCATTAATGCTAtgaatattacattttttttatggctTACTTATTCAGCGTGTTCCCCCTTCTCCTCTTCATGTGCATCATCTGCATTGGCGTTATTATCATGCGTATCATTTTCTGTATTTGTTTCATCGTGCGAATCGTCTGTATTAGTTTCGTTACGTGAATCCCCAACATTCGCTTCTTCATTTGAGTCCTCTTCTGCATCAGCTTCATCTTcgtcttcttcttcttcatcttcttcatcttcttcttcttcattttcttcttcttcttcttcgtCTTCTCCATCTCCTTCTTGTTCTTCTCCTTCTTGTTCTTCTCCTTCTTGTTCTCCTCCTTCTTGTTCTTGTTCTTGTTCCTCTTCTGGAGTTTGTTCGTGTTCATTAATATCACTGTTGTGTTCATGCTGTTTATTTTCAGTAGTACCATCATCCCCTACTACAACACTaacattttcatttccttCCTGTTCCTTGtcatcatttatattattatttaaagtaTTTTGTTGttcttcttcatattttgcttttttatttattttgtaattatcTACATTTCCTGTTATATGATGATCATTTACTATATGACTGTTTATATCATTTCCATTTTCATCTGTAACAACTAGGTCAGGTATTTTCGCTTGATGCTTTTCaccaatatttattttcccaTCTACTTTGGACATGTATTTTCTCTttgccattttttttttttttataactgtTAGGTAATTATACGGAAAGGGGGGAAGAGtgcatatattcatatatatattttatgtaaatgaaagggataaaatatacataatatatatatatgtatatatatatgtatatgtatatatgtatatatatatgtataatatataggtacataatacatatatgcatatatattgtaaGGTTCTTTTCAAACTGACAAGGTGGTCGTTCaaataatgaagaattaaaaataggaGCAGTGTTCCTATGCTGTTgctatgtgtatatatatacctaaatACGTGTACtactcatatatatgtatgtaccgTATTCCTATactattatgtatatattgtgctagtatattttttttgttgtatgtataattataaatatgttcaaATGTAAAGAAGCTTGGTCAACATCAAAAAACACCTGCACCAGCGGTTTAAGTGAATTCCAAAATGTTAAGCCCTTAATTAAcgttctttttaatttataaccctattctatatatattgcaatgtatattaaaacactatagtattatgtataaccatatattttatgtattatattttgtatgcattatcaaaatatttttattttttttttattttattatttattatttattttttattattatttatttttttatttttttattttttttattctttattattattttttttcttttataaatgatCAAATGGATAaagtttaaataattaaatttactcgcttaatttttttatcagcAAAATGTACGTAAATATTATTGAAAGAATATAGTCATatacgaaaaaatataataatatataaatataggaaataataatattaatttaaaaaataattttataatagaaatttgtaatataatatttataataagtatattatatacatatataacatatacatatgatgATATATCTATTTCGAACAAAtctgaaaatatttaatttcacTGTTGACGTTTAActttgttcatttatataataattatgtattattatttttctaaatatgttaatatacatatatatatataaataatactctatgtatttttttatgcttttttgtaaatttattttaaatatataatatatttttttaaattattttaattttaattgcttcgttatattttgatttactttattaattttttactttagaattttttcaaaatttttaacttcattaaatatttataaattttcatttattttattgcatttcattttatactttgtatttttttttattttttttattttacgtaTACGTATGTTCTCCCCTCATCTTTTTAAAaggctatatatatacctatgcattatatatgtatgtattatgtatgcattatatatgtatgtattatgtatgcattatatatgtatgtattatgtatgcattatatatgtatgtattttgtatgcatatatacacgtttatatttcatatttctcctcaaaatatatatgaccTAACGTCAGGTTAAAATATCGAgacaacaaaaaataatttatattatgttttatgcCTCCTCACGTATTTCATATTTCTCATTCTGTCTTCTTTCTTCGTCTTTCTTCGTCTTTCGTCGTCTTTAGTCATCTTcgtctttttatttttagtaaaataaaaaatacgcttgtatatatctgtatatataaatatatatatatatatgtatatataaatatatatatatatatatatgtatatataaatatataaatatattatatacatttatatatttacaataataCATAGTAACAATATGCCGACAAAAAGGGACTGGATATTATAAGCTACtagataataatacaaaaaaggaaaaaaattttacatgtTGTTCATGTTGCTTTTGTCATCCCATCATCAcgtatttacatttatgcGCATTTATctccatatatacatatacatacatatacatatacatacatatatatatatatataaaattcgTCTTTGTAACCTACAAGGaaataaagtaataacaTGTAGGATACTTtgtttttcatcattttttttttcttttgttttttctcttctattttttctctattatattttctcttttatttttttcttcttcattttttaccttatcatttttttttttgttatttctcATACCctactttttattatgtatatggtACATTATGTAGTTtgtccatttttatttaatttatttctacCTGTAGTGAAgcaaaatttacatatacttttttttgccagtatttatgcatatttttatgtaaactAGTTCGTATGTTCATAAgtctacatatatttgtacatatatatttctatgtatatatttctatgtatatatttctatgtatatatttctatgtatatatttctatgtatatatttttatgtatatatttgtacgtatatatttctatgtatgtttattatactatatatatattttttttgtgttatgTATTTTTGCCATGAgctaaatttacaaaaaagcatatgacaataaataaaaagcaaaaaatcaaaaaaataaaaaataaaaaataaataaatattatatatttattatatttatttagctaaatatgtagaaaaaaaaataatacaatgcAATGTagtataacataatataaattaatgtataagaaatttttttttaaaaattagtgCTCCCGTTCTCCCATATTTTACCTTAAGaagtacttatatatatatatattatgtatatgaatatttttatttcgttcACTCGACCTTTCGGATgtaaaaactttttaaatacaaGATGAGAAAAATCAGTGGAAGAAATGGGTGAAGTCGACGAAGAAGGTCTGTTCCTTCGCcccatttatacataatatatatatatatcatgatatacatatatttcatatatacatattcatcatatgtacatatatatggtatatatgaatgtaccttatatacatataagaacgaggcatatatttttgcagAAATATACGTTTGAATGAATATGAATCATTTCTGAGTTTAAGAAGTATACCAACATATGTTATACATGTTGAGGCATTGTAACGTATTTATAGCTCCAAGTTTATActaattgaaaaattttgtattaattatttatgttcaACGTCGTATATGttacattatattatgtgGACATTGCGCCActgtattatgtatattttagtGTAACAATAAACGGGCAAATAGAGCTCAATTAGTAATTACTACATGCTACAATCCCCCATATGTGCTTACCTGTATACGTACTTGCCtgtttatgtatgtgcatgtatacatactttcatatatacatgtgtgaatacatatatgttcgCCGGTCGAAACCCGTAGGAATTTGAAGCATGcgttcttatttattaacaatgatttaaatttgttttagATGGCACTTTGCTGCAAACATTCTATGGATCTGTAATTGGCTCGACCCTAAGTAGAATTATTCTTTACCCACTCgatacaattaaaataaacaagcAAATTCATATGAATGATTGTAGCAGTGTTGCTACAAGTACGATTAGGAGGCATGCCTGCAATAATAATGCTACTCTAGGAATGAGTTTTTCAAtgaaaggaaagaaaaaccttttctttttttcatttattaaaaaatatggtcTAAAAGGATTATATAGTGGTTTTCTGTATGACcaactttttttcttagaaCAAATCTGCTTGTTCATTCATAAACTGCATACGTGAAGTTGTGCCATCGTATGTATGTTACATGCTATTTATGCGCATACACAGCGTAccgatatatatatatatatatatcctgtATGCAGTTTTTACTCCCCACCTCACCGCGAGTTGCTCATAAAAATTCCGTTATCCCTGATTGATGTTTATTTCATGAGAATAGCTTTACTCTCATCATTCCGCTTCTCAATTCCTCTTAGTTACtccactttttttttttttttttttttttttaatgcgTTCGCAGTTTTTCATCGATGACAACAATTCCTGCAACGAGTTTGTACTTCTGCTGCTTCGAAtacttaaaattaaagaaattaaattataataaaaaattaaatgaagaaagaataaattatgaaaaagataATTCTGCTTTCGTACACTTTGTTAATTATATCTCCCTaggtatttttcttttctttttttaaaatgcttCAAGGAAGCGTTCCCTTTGTATTTTTCGACTTTTCTATAGTCATTTTTCTCAGttatcttaattttatatttttcttagtttttttattgtcttagttttattattgtcttagttttattattttcttagttttattattttcttagttttattattttcttagttttattattttcttagttttattattttcttagttttattattttcttagttttattattttcttaattttattattgtcttagttttattattttattattttcttagttttattattttcttaattttattattgtcttagttttattattttcttaattttattatttttcttaatacaGTTAACTTTCTTAGTTTAATCATTTCTCataatttactttatttgatttatttactttatttaatttactttttttttttttttttttttttcttaatattacAGCATTTTTGGCGGAAGCCATTTCCTGTGTTATATTTGTTCCAATTGATGTCGTTAAAGAAAGATTgcaagtattaaaaaaaaaaaaaaataaaaagaataaaaataaaaattaaaataataacagaAGTAGCATTAGTAGCAGCGATAGctataacaataatagaaataataattataagaataaaagaaTAGTAACATTAGACAAGCAAGTGAAAGTATGCATGGCGTGCTTGCTCGTTCGTAATTCCTGAATCATCGAACTTGTCAAAACTTTATCGGTTGCATCGTTGTATCATTAACTGTTATATCTTTCCCCGTTATAACTTTTCCTGATGCGTGTTTACATTTCACTAACCTACCATTTCCTCCCCTTTTAAGactcaaaaatatttaaaattaaggGAATACAACAAGACTTACTACTTCGTAAGAGACTTAGTACGTAAGGAAGGGCTAAGCAGAGTAAATTTTTATGCCATATACACATACCACATATATGTATCCCGCATGCATACGTCGACAGTTTGTCTTATTCACTATGCccatatatatgaagaataCACACCCACacataagtatgtatgtatatatatatatatatatatatatatatatgtgcaacATTGGTATCATGTACTTCTCCCCTTTCTAACAAATCTTCAGTTTTATAGAGGATACTGCTCAACGTGCTTAACCTACGGCTTGTTCGGAGGctcctttttcttcttccaaAATGTAAAACGGGAAAGAGCAacaaaatatcaaaaaaattgagaaaaaataacgaaataaaaaaatatatagcatATCAATGAACATGAAGAAATggggaaagaaaaaaatttatttaaattatatttttttttgtactttttGTCCTTTAtgtcatattttatttatttttttttcaatttcccCCCATCTGATAACGATATAGGTTGGGAACAAACTAATGAGCAAGTTGGAAATGGAGCCCTCATATTCTAACAACTTCAAATTAAATTTCATTTGTTCTATGTTATCTGGAATTATTACCTCCCCCTTGGAGGTAGTTAGAATAAggtacctttttttttttttttttttttttttttttaataatttgctCCTATGCGTAATTCACACACATGTATTTATGcccatatgtacacatatgtatatgtgcatatatgcgTGTTAATGCATGAAACATACATGTTGTATACCATGTATATATGTCCTCGAAGACCATATGTGGCATGTTCTTTCTTGTATCACTGCTTCTCGACTCATTTTTAGCAATGTTGCAAAATTACAATATTAATTATCGACGAAATAATGTTTTATCGCtttgtaatttttgtaatttttttaatttttatagattCCAACTAcaagaaagaaataaaactCCCTTTTACTACTACAACTCCTTCGacgtaaaataaaaaaaaaaaaaaaaaaaaaaggaaaaaaaaggaaaaaaaaggaagaaaaaggaaaaaaaaggaagaaaaaggaaaaaaggaagaaaaaggaaaaaaaaggaagaaaaaggaagaaaaaactGCAAGCTCATAAATACACGCATGTATGaatattcatgtatatatttacgtgtATATACTTGTGCACagttatattacataaacgTACAACATCTGTAGTGGCAGCAGTTCAGCACAGCTACCGCGTCAGCTACTTCTGAACAGCTACCTTCTTCACAACTTTATTATACCATTTTGTTGAAAATCATAAATGTAGGGAATAGCAAAATTGTTAAGGGAAGAAGGAGGAAGTTTTTTCAATTTGTTTAAAGGAAACTTATATAGGTGTTCATTGGTCTGTCTTAGTATGACTATAAACGTAACAATCATtgatatgtataaaaaatttgtacgCATTTCAAGTGCAAAAGGTGGTAACAGTATTACTGGGAAAAACTGACTTATCTTACAAAAAAAGGGACCGAAGCACGAAAAAAtagcatatatgtatatatatatatatatatatataacatttgcttttgaaaatgttaaaataatgGGCATTCCCTTGCtttccataatttttttttttttttttttatcctttaaaCATacaacataaacatatatatgtagtattATACACTTACCAATATGTACTGTtcgggaaaaaaaaaaaaaatactatacTTTCATTTTTCGCTTCTTCctatatttcataaaattttatatattcagtTAACTCTAATTTGTTGTTAtattcttcaaaaaaaaaaaagcattagTGTAGTAACTGCGCTGTTCGCATAATATAGCCGCGTTAAATTCTCAGTAcagtaaatacatatttttttatatattatacatatgtgtagtGTTATATAggcacaaatatatatatatatatataagtaaacatgcatatatatatatacgtgtacgaaaaaaaataaaaaggaaaagatgtAACGATAAAATAGatatgcatttataataataatatacatgatATGGGCAACTTAAGAAaaacttaataattttaaaaaacatatgtaaAAAACCTACAAATAAGTAATTATCGCATGTATCACATCCTTCGTGGGTTGTACCAATGCATACTGGCCGTTCAAGTTGCATTTTCTCCAATTCATCTGCAATACCTGAatgcatacacacatacgttacatatatatatatgcacatacatacatacactcgtaaatatatatacatatatataaccgTGTATATACTAACAATAGTGGTGTGCAAATACGCATAATTAActaaaatgaaagaaattattaaggTGTTCTTCTTCTTTATTCCCATTACTCATTCCCCTTTCGCACTTTTTCCCTAAAAAATGCTACTTAACTATCCGTGGTTCCATAACGCGAATCTATCTTTCTATTTTAACCATTCCTatgtaattcttttttataatacatgTAAGCACAACAACAAAATGAAGTTATCTATTCCACCtcgcatttttttttttttttcttttttctcctgaacatacaataatttatatatgcgtacTGTACAGTAATATACATCAGACGtgcacacacacatacatataaatgctCATACTTGCTATGTTACAATTTCTCTAAATCGTTCTGTACACACAAAAATGCCGTACATACTCAAAAGGCATACGTGTGCACATATAACACATACTTACAACACACAAAGAAAcacacatatttttttacatgtacGTGTGCGAAATATTCACTTTGTTCCCCTTTTCACCTGACTTGGTCATAATTTACCAGGAACTTCTAAACACATGcgcgcaaaaaaaaaaaaaaaaaaaaaaaaaaatgtttttacattttgCAAAAGTTTCTcacaattttttcatatttcccTTTTCACGTAAGTCGACCAAGttgtttttgtattttttttccacgTCGTTTTGAAAATTCAGCATGTTGTTTGTCATTGTGATTTGATGATTAtcactttctttttttctgttttccCTAggcataaaattaaattgatTATTCAACGATTCAACATATTTCACATTCATGTGCATGTCATTTAGTGTGCTTTTTCCAAGAATATTGTACATattgttttcattattttgcaattttttcaAGTTATTATTCCTCTGAGTGTTCAATTCAGTCGTATTGGTATTTGCTCCTATGTTCACATTTCCGTTCGCGCTGTTTACTTTTTGTCCATTACTCGACACATCAACACCTTCCTTGTTACTTTTGCTTATGTTAATGCGGGATAACAAACTCGAGTCCAAGTTTCCCCCACTATTCGTGTTACTCTCATGGTACATATTCAtctttttaaagaaattcTCCTGATTTACTAAGGAATTATCGTATTCCAATATGTTCGCCTCACTGTTCGTAATTTTTAAGTTC is a window from the Plasmodium malariae genome assembly, chromosome: 2 genome containing:
- the PmUG01_02015300 gene encoding conserved Plasmodium protein, unknown function, coding for MPLSYKHYCRYVSLCTRIKEADRIKNNFRIYSNNLHNATTNEKNANNYFDYNEDYKLLKRLQTNDLGGILDIKDEKSALKKYLKLLKLYHPDTYMKEKNEQRKKNKEEIFLQIYNKYKYFSKQYENLHKSEIFDEAFYENEEERSERLERYRRYTEGKRIDTDLKHIEVYILMSILLIFFAVFFICAYLPFNINCIRDEFYDTTEGGEHAQMVSCFYNPIMKRYEYLTGSFIPPKPEQLYYFYKNNFPNLFLDEDILKLKRFEIVKLPKNRAKKCRLVYDLKTNELIFLKKKKKE
- the PmUG01_02015500 gene encoding mitochondrial carrier protein, putative, producing MCLPVYVLACLYGTLLQTFYGSVIGSTLSRIILYPLDTIKINKQIHMNDCSSVATSTIRRHACNNNATLGMSFSMKGKKNLFFFSFIKKYGLKGLYSGFLFSSMTTIPATSLYFCCFEYLKLKKLNYNKKLNEERINYEKDNSAFVHFVNYISLAFLAEAISCVIFVPIDVVKERLQTQKYLKLREYNKTYYFVRDLVRKEGLSRFYRGYCSTCLTYGLFGGSFFFFQNVGNKLMSKLEMEPSYSNNFKLNFICSMLSGIITSPLEVVRIRFQLQERNKTPFYYYNSFDGIAKLLREEGGSFFNLFKGNLYRCSLVCLSMTINVTIIDMYKKFVRISSAKGGNSITGKN
- the PmUG01_02015400 gene encoding conserved Plasmodium protein, unknown function — encoded protein: MSKVDGKINIGEKHQAKIPDLVVTDENGNDINSHIVNDHHITGNVDNYKINKKAKYEEEQQNTLNNNINDDKEQEGNENVSVVVGDDGTTENKQHEHNSDINEHEQTPEEEQEQEQEGGEQEGEEQEGEEQEGDGEDEEEEEENEEEEDEEDEEEEDEDEADAEEDSNEEANVGDSRNETNTDDSHDETNTENDTHDNNANADDAHEEEKGEHAE